The following is a genomic window from Hymenobacter chitinivorans DSM 11115.
CGGTTCCGCCACCAGGCCATCAGTCCCTACAACTTCATCCCGCAGGGCGGCGGCTACTACGATACCGGGCACCGCTGCGCCGGGGAGTGGATTACCATCGAAACCCTCAAGCAGGCCGTGACCTTTCTCAATACCGGCATCCGCTACGAGGTGCCCGCCCAGGATTTGCGCTACGACCTGACGCGCATGCCCACGCTGCCGGCCAGCGGCTTCGTGATGCGGCAGGTGCGCCCTACCGGCCAGCCCGCGCCCACGGCCGTACAAACTGCCGCCTGCCCGTTTCACCACTAAGCCCGCAACTTAACCCTCAACCTGCTTTATCAGATGGCCCGTTTGGGTTTGTCTGCCCACCCCAATCCCCTTCGTTATGCAAACTTCCCACGACCTGAACGAGGTCCTGAATACTCCGCAAAAGAAACTGGCCTTCTTCCAGAACCTGGTGCTGGTGGCCGCCGCCGATGGGCAGCTCGACCAGCAGGAAAGCCAGCTGCTGCTCCAGATTGGCAACCGCCTGGGTTTGAAGCCGGAAGAAGTGCAACCCATTGCCGACAACCTGGGCGTGCTCAGCTTCATCGTGCCGGCCGATGGGCTGCAGCGCACCCTGGAGCTGCAAACCCTGGTGCAGATGATGCTGCAGGACGGACAGATTGACCCGCGCGAGTACGGCCTGTGCATGGAATACGCCAACCGCATCGGCTACGGCAAGGACATTCTGGATGACATGGTAACCCAGCTGGCCGGCGGCAGCCCCACGGGTACTCGCAACCCGCCTACGGTTTAGGCTTTGTTGGACTAGCTTTAGGGCTACGCGGCGCCGGTGGCGGCCAGCTGCCGCAGCACGGTCAGGGCTTTGTCGGCGTCGGCGTCGGCCACGAAAATATGGTCGTGGTAAAAGGCGGCCACCACGTTGCAGCTGATCTGGTGCCGGGCCAGGGCCTGGGCAAAAGCTGCCGTGAGCCCCACTGCTTCGAGCGAGGAGTGCATCGTCAGGGTAA
Proteins encoded in this region:
- a CDS encoding TerB family tellurite resistance protein, producing MQTSHDLNEVLNTPQKKLAFFQNLVLVAAADGQLDQQESQLLLQIGNRLGLKPEEVQPIADNLGVLSFIVPADGLQRTLELQTLVQMMLQDGQIDPREYGLCMEYANRIGYGKDILDDMVTQLAGGSPTGTRNPPTV